From Roseovarius nanhaiticus, one genomic window encodes:
- a CDS encoding GNAT family N-acetyltransferase, with translation MALTLRRNRDGDLTPLAAMLRNADIPLLNPNAKVPFDEVEWRNKWLGDREDVSFYLSDVAGQDVGFFALREGIGPEVRHLTYVYLAEEARGGAAAELTERVEQAALELGALVLTLKVETDNAPAFNAYLSAGYEELSRRQGMALMRLDLETRQGA, from the coding sequence CCCCGTTGGCCGCGATGTTGCGGAATGCGGACATCCCGTTGCTGAACCCAAATGCCAAAGTGCCCTTCGACGAGGTGGAATGGCGCAATAAATGGCTGGGCGACCGCGAAGATGTCTCTTTCTATTTGTCGGATGTCGCCGGTCAGGATGTCGGATTTTTCGCCCTTCGGGAAGGCATCGGGCCAGAGGTGCGGCACCTCACCTATGTCTATCTGGCCGAAGAGGCGCGCGGCGGGGCCGCCGCGGAGCTGACGGAGCGGGTAGAGCAGGCGGCGCTGGAGCTTGGCGCGCTGGTGCTGACTTTGAAGGTGGAAACCGACAACGCGCCCGCTTTCAACGCCTACCTGTCCGCCGGCTACGAGGAGTTGTCCCGCCGCCAGGGCATGGCGCTGATGCGGTTGGACCTGGAGACGCGGCAAGGCGCATAG